The genomic stretch CCGCGTCGGAACGCCCTCGTTCTACACCTCGGACCCGACCTTCCAGCCGGGGGCCAACAACAACGAATTCAGCCTCGAGCTGATCCGGTTGCCGGCGCGGCGCGGCAAGATCCAGACCCGCCTCATCGGACCCGCCAACAAGCCGTTCTACGACTACGTGGTCGACCGCGAAACGGCGGCGGTCGCCGATCCCAAGGCGCGGAACGACGCACGGCGCAAGGTGCGGCAGGAGCTCGACGACGCGGAGATCCCGCGTCGCATCGACCTTCCCCTCACCGTCGACGCGGACGACAAGGGCGTCACCGTCTCCGTCTCCGGCCAGTCGCACCGCATCGAGCCCGGGCAGTGGAGCCCGTGGTTCATCCTCGACTTCCCGGTGAACTGGCTCGTGGACCGCGCCTCCCCGCTGCGCGGGATGGCGCGCTTCAAGCTCCTCAAGGTCGAGCCCGAAGTCGAGCTCTACCTTTCGCCGGTGGGCTTCCACCCCGACTGCCACCCGATCGCGCACTCGTGGCCGCCGGAATACGCGGGGGAGATCGCCAAGCGGTTCGGACTGTACAAGACGATCGGGTGGCCCGAGGACACCTGGTCCCTCCCCTCCGGGGTGGGGGACGAGACGTTGTTCCTCGAGGACATGTACTTCACCCTCGAGCAGGACGAGAAGATTCTCGAGGGCCTGCTCGGCGACCGGAAGGACGATCTCTACATCCAGATCTTCTACTTCACCGACCGCATCGGGCACCTGTTCTGGCGCTTCCTCGACGAGGGGCATCCGCAGTACGACCCGGAGAAAGCGGCGCGTTACGCCCCGGAGGTCCTCAAGGCCTACCAGCGTATGGACGAAATCGTCGGCAAGGCCCGGAAGCTCGCGGGCCCCGACGCGTTGTTCCTCGTCTGCTCGGACCACGGATTCTCGTCGTTCCGGCGCGGGCTCAACACCAACCGCTGGCTCATCGACAACGGGCTCATGGTGCTCAAGGGGCAGGGGAGCGGGCCGGCGACCCTCGAGAAGCTGTTCGACACCCGCGAGCTGTTCCAGGACGTGGACTGGTCGCGCACGAAGGCGTACGCGCTGGGCCTCGGGAGCATCTACGTGAACCTCGCCGGGCGCGAAAAGCAGGGAATCGTCCTTCCCGGCGCCGAGTACGAAGAGGTGCGACGCAAGAT from Candidatus Polarisedimenticolaceae bacterium encodes the following:
- a CDS encoding alkaline phosphatase family protein, which codes for MRIVRPALMFLAALAALSAPAADKPKVVILGFDGADAHLVEKWMDEGKLPNLAALRAEGSFSPLQPTNPPQTPVSWSSFATGSNPGKTEIFDFLKRKPEDYLPDFAMSSEGKKPFLFGRRNGVAVGAIAGGAVALLLVLVTLPFRMGWGLRVGVALLLGAGAGLPAGFVATHYVPSEVPEAINNRKGQTMWELASKAGKRVQVLRVPATFPAEPVEGNMISGLGVPDMRGRVGTPSFYTSDPTFQPGANNNEFSLELIRLPARRGKIQTRLIGPANKPFYDYVVDRETAAVADPKARNDARRKVRQELDDAEIPRRIDLPLTVDADDKGVTVSVSGQSHRIEPGQWSPWFILDFPVNWLVDRASPLRGMARFKLLKVEPEVELYLSPVGFHPDCHPIAHSWPPEYAGEIAKRFGLYKTIGWPEDTWSLPSGVGDETLFLEDMYFTLEQDEKILEGLLGDRKDDLYIQIFYFTDRIGHLFWRFLDEGHPQYDPEKAARYAPEVLKAYQRMDEIVGKARKLAGPDALFLVCSDHGFSSFRRGLNTNRWLIDNGLMVLKGQGSGPATLEKLFDTRELFQDVDWSRTKAYALGLGSIYVNLAGREKQGIVLPGAEYEEVRRKIKEGLEAIVDPVTGEKPVARVFTREEMYTGYDSNLIPDLRAANSLNYRVSWQTTLGAAPKDLIENNASPWSGDHCSNHPDDVHGILFSNRKLNRDNPAMIDIAPTVLHTLGVEVPAAMDGKPLH